The following proteins are encoded in a genomic region of Bosea beijingensis:
- a CDS encoding DUF1428 domain-containing protein: protein MAYVDGFVLAVPAANKEAYRKQAADAAPLFQEFGVRRHVEAWGDDVPDGKVTDFKGAVKATPDEVVVFSWFEYPDRATRDAANEKIMSDPRMKAMGEAMPFDGKRMIYGGFAPILDEGEGGAMGYLDGVLVAVPDERKTDYRDFSANHAALFKEYGARRVVDAWGDDVPDGKVTDFKGAVKAEAGETVVFSWVEWPSKETRAAAWDKMMADPRMGTLKMPFDGKRVVYGGFAPIFDSGRG, encoded by the coding sequence ATGGCCTATGTCGATGGTTTCGTCCTGGCGGTTCCCGCCGCGAACAAGGAAGCCTACCGCAAGCAGGCTGCCGATGCGGCGCCGCTGTTCCAGGAATTCGGCGTCCGGCGCCATGTCGAGGCCTGGGGTGACGATGTCCCGGATGGCAAGGTCACGGATTTCAAGGGGGCGGTGAAGGCGACGCCGGACGAGGTCGTGGTCTTCTCCTGGTTCGAATACCCCGACCGGGCGACGCGCGACGCTGCCAACGAGAAGATCATGAGCGATCCGCGCATGAAGGCGATGGGCGAGGCCATGCCCTTCGACGGCAAGCGCATGATCTATGGCGGCTTCGCTCCGATCCTCGACGAAGGCGAGGGTGGCGCGATGGGCTATCTCGACGGCGTCCTCGTCGCGGTGCCCGACGAGCGCAAGACCGACTACCGCGACTTCTCGGCCAACCACGCGGCCTTGTTCAAGGAATACGGCGCCCGCCGTGTCGTCGACGCCTGGGGTGACGACGTGCCGGACGGCAAGGTCACGGATTTCAAGGGCGCGGTGAAGGCCGAAGCCGGCGAGACGGTGGTCTTCAGTTGGGTCGAGTGGCCATCCAAGGAGACGCGCGCCGCCGCCTGGGACAAGATGATGGCGGACCCGCGCATGGGCACGCTCAAGATGCCCTTCGACGGCAAGCGCGTCGTCTATGGCGGCTTCGCGCCGATCTTCGACTCCGGGCGCGGCTGA
- a CDS encoding DUF899 domain-containing protein: MEHRIVSREDWLAARKVHLANEKELTRRRDALSAERRALPWVRVEKTYTFEGWDGALSLGDLFAGNSQLIIYHFMFGPGAREGCPSCSFLADHFDGASRHLKHHDVSLVVVSRAPYAEFQNFRHRMGWDFPWVSSANSDFNYDFHVSPSPEEKAAGRYEYNYAMHDGQGGEMPGFSVFYRNDAGEVFHTYSTYARGGDLLIGAHNFLDMTPKGRNEVGIMDWVRHHDRYPAKPLGAASFQPELAVSSCSD; encoded by the coding sequence ATGGAACACAGGATCGTATCCCGTGAGGACTGGCTTGCCGCGCGCAAGGTCCACCTCGCCAACGAGAAGGAGCTGACCCGCCGACGCGACGCGCTCTCGGCCGAGCGGCGCGCATTGCCCTGGGTCAGGGTCGAGAAAACCTACACGTTCGAAGGCTGGGACGGCGCGCTGTCGCTAGGCGATCTCTTCGCCGGGAACAGCCAGCTCATCATCTACCACTTCATGTTCGGGCCGGGTGCCCGGGAGGGTTGCCCAAGCTGCTCCTTCCTGGCTGACCACTTCGACGGCGCCAGCCGGCACCTGAAGCACCATGATGTCAGCCTGGTCGTGGTCTCGCGGGCACCCTATGCCGAGTTCCAGAATTTCCGGCACCGCATGGGCTGGGATTTCCCCTGGGTCTCCTCGGCGAACAGCGACTTCAACTACGACTTCCATGTCTCACCGAGCCCGGAGGAGAAAGCGGCCGGCCGCTACGAGTATAATTACGCGATGCATGACGGGCAGGGCGGCGAGATGCCGGGCTTCAGCGTCTTCTATCGCAATGATGCCGGCGAGGTCTTCCACACCTACTCGACCTATGCCCGCGGCGGCGACCTCCTGATCGGCGCCCATAACTTCCTCGACATGACCCCGAAGGGGCGCAACGAGGTCGGGATCATGGACTGGGTCCGTCATCATGACCGCTACCCTGCCAAGCCACTGGGCGCGGCGAGCTTCCAGCCGGAGCTCGCGGTGAGTTCCTGCTCCGATTGA
- a CDS encoding TRAP transporter substrate-binding protein, translating into MKRRQFIQTAAAGAAATAVAMPAVAQSSPEIKWRLASSFPKSLDTIYAGAEIMAKMVSELTDGKFQIQVFAAGEIVPALQAADAVTNNTVEMAHTVSYYYVGKDPTFAVAASVPFGLNARQQNAWLFQNGGNELFNEFYKKFNIHGIPCGNTGAQMGGWFRKEIKSVADIQGLKMRIGGIAGSVLQKLGLVPQQLGGGDIYPALEKGTIDGAEWVGPYDDEKLGFSKVAPYYYYPGFWEGGPTVHAFVNLEKWNALPKAYQAALTAACTYANTQMAARYDVVNPPALKRLVAAGTQLRPFPQDVMEACLKASNELYAEISAKNPDFKKAIEAMAAFRSDQYLWWQVAELSFDVFQVRTRAR; encoded by the coding sequence ATGAAGCGTCGTCAGTTTATCCAGACCGCCGCGGCCGGCGCCGCTGCTACCGCGGTCGCCATGCCGGCCGTCGCCCAGTCGAGCCCGGAAATCAAATGGCGCCTGGCGTCGAGCTTCCCGAAGTCCCTCGACACGATCTATGCCGGCGCCGAGATCATGGCGAAGATGGTCTCCGAGCTGACAGACGGGAAGTTCCAGATCCAGGTCTTCGCGGCCGGTGAAATCGTCCCGGCGCTGCAGGCGGCCGACGCGGTGACCAACAACACCGTCGAGATGGCCCATACCGTCTCGTATTACTATGTCGGCAAGGACCCGACCTTCGCGGTCGCCGCCTCGGTGCCGTTCGGCCTCAATGCCCGCCAGCAGAACGCCTGGCTGTTCCAGAACGGCGGCAACGAGCTGTTCAACGAATTCTACAAGAAGTTCAACATCCACGGCATTCCCTGCGGCAATACCGGCGCGCAGATGGGCGGCTGGTTCCGCAAGGAGATCAAATCGGTCGCCGACATCCAGGGCCTGAAGATGCGCATCGGCGGCATCGCCGGCTCGGTGCTGCAGAAGCTCGGCCTCGTGCCGCAGCAGCTCGGCGGCGGCGACATCTATCCGGCGCTCGAGAAGGGCACGATCGACGGCGCCGAGTGGGTCGGCCCCTATGACGACGAGAAGCTCGGCTTCTCGAAGGTCGCGCCGTACTACTACTACCCGGGCTTCTGGGAGGGCGGGCCGACCGTCCACGCCTTCGTCAACCTGGAGAAGTGGAACGCCCTGCCGAAGGCCTACCAGGCCGCGCTGACCGCCGCCTGCACCTATGCCAACACGCAGATGGCCGCGCGCTACGACGTGGTGAACCCACCGGCGCTGAAGCGCCTCGTCGCGGCCGGCACGCAGCTTCGCCCGTTCCCGCAGGACGTGATGGAAGCCTGCCTCAAGGCCTCCAACGAGCTCTATGCCGAGATCTCGGCCAAGAACCCCGACTTCAAGAAGGCGATCGAGGCCATGGCCGCCTTCCGCTCCGACCAGTATCTCTGGTGGCAGGTCGCCGAGCTCAGCTTCGACGTCTTCCAGGTCCGCACCCGCGCTCGCTGA
- a CDS encoding adenosylcobinamide-GDP ribazoletransferase: protein MAEAETTSETPPPDWPGWGIATAICLRFWSRLPVPLLPGENDGHGIPDFREVPRALPFAALIIAAPAALIALGAGLAGLSGFVVAALALTAMALTTGAFHEDGLADTADGLFGGHTVERRLEIMKDSRIGSYGALALGLSLMLRASLIAMILDRSGAWAAAATVLVAAPWSRAEGLFMLATQPAARSTGAAAAVGQPTVLTARIALGLSLFLATGIGLAAELPITGLLIGFALAHGAAAVLSRMARRLIGGQTGDILGAAQQFAEIAIYLGLALAIGWPGR, encoded by the coding sequence ATGGCTGAAGCCGAAACCACGAGCGAGACGCCCCCGCCGGACTGGCCGGGCTGGGGAATCGCGACCGCGATCTGCCTGCGCTTCTGGTCGCGCCTGCCAGTGCCGCTGCTGCCGGGCGAGAACGACGGGCACGGCATACCGGATTTCCGCGAGGTGCCGCGCGCCCTCCCCTTCGCCGCGCTGATCATCGCCGCGCCGGCCGCGCTGATCGCGCTGGGCGCGGGGCTGGCCGGCTTGAGCGGCTTCGTCGTAGCGGCGCTGGCGCTGACGGCGATGGCGCTGACCACCGGCGCGTTTCATGAGGACGGGCTGGCCGACACCGCCGACGGGCTATTCGGCGGGCATACGGTCGAGCGCCGGCTGGAGATCATGAAGGACAGCCGCATCGGCTCCTATGGCGCGCTGGCGCTGGGGCTGTCGCTCATGCTGCGGGCGAGCCTGATCGCGATGATCCTCGACCGCTCCGGCGCCTGGGCCGCGGCGGCGACTGTGCTCGTCGCCGCGCCATGGTCCCGCGCCGAGGGTCTGTTCATGCTGGCGACCCAGCCGGCGGCGCGCAGCACCGGCGCGGCGGCAGCCGTCGGCCAGCCGACGGTGCTGACAGCGCGGATCGCGCTGGGCTTGAGTCTCTTCCTCGCGACGGGAATCGGGCTCGCGGCGGAACTGCCGATCACGGGCCTGCTGATCGGCTTCGCGCTGGCGCATGGCGCGGCGGCGGTGCTGTCGCGGATGGCGCGACGGCTCATCGGCGGGCAGACGGGAGATATTCTCGGGGCTGCCCAGCAATTCGCCGAGATCGCGATCTATCTCGGCCTGGCGCTCGCGATCGGATGGCCGGGACGATGA
- a CDS encoding glutathione S-transferase family protein — protein sequence MKLYDGGRAPNPRRVRIFFAEKGIALPELVPVDIAKKEHKTEAFTRINPAQRLPVLELDDGTALAETIAICRYVEALHPEPPLFGRDAKEQATIEMWNRRVELGLFASVAAIFRHSHPSMAELEEQVPEWAEANRDQMDDHLWLLELQLAANPFVCGDALTVADITAGIAIDFMKPSRVPLPEDFVHIRRWHGELSGRPSWKV from the coding sequence ATGAAGCTCTATGACGGCGGGCGGGCGCCGAATCCACGACGGGTCCGCATCTTCTTCGCGGAGAAGGGCATAGCCCTGCCGGAGCTCGTGCCGGTCGACATAGCCAAGAAGGAGCACAAGACCGAGGCGTTCACACGGATAAACCCGGCCCAGCGCCTGCCGGTCCTCGAGCTCGACGACGGCACGGCCCTGGCCGAGACCATCGCGATCTGCCGCTACGTCGAAGCGCTGCATCCTGAGCCGCCGCTTTTTGGCCGCGACGCCAAGGAGCAGGCGACGATCGAGATGTGGAACCGGCGCGTCGAGCTTGGCCTCTTCGCCAGCGTCGCCGCGATCTTCCGCCACAGCCATCCGTCGATGGCCGAGCTGGAGGAGCAGGTACCGGAATGGGCCGAGGCCAACCGCGACCAGATGGACGACCATCTCTGGCTGCTCGAATTGCAGCTTGCCGCCAACCCCTTCGTCTGCGGCGACGCCCTGACGGTTGCGGATATCACCGCCGGCATCGCCATCGATTTCATGAAGCCGTCGCGCGTGCCGCTGCCCGAGGATTTCGTCCATATCCGCCGCTGGCATGGCGAATTGTCCGGCCGGCCGAGCTGGAAGGTCTGA
- a CDS encoding DUF1289 domain-containing protein produces the protein MTGASTPCIKVCVIDPASKLCEGCGRTLAEIAQWGRLSEAERLAIMALLPKRLADRRA, from the coding sequence ATGACCGGCGCCTCGACGCCCTGCATCAAGGTCTGCGTCATCGATCCCGCGAGCAAGCTCTGCGAGGGCTGCGGACGGACGCTCGCAGAGATCGCACAATGGGGCCGCTTGAGCGAAGCCGAGCGACTGGCGATCATGGCGCTGCTGCCGAAGCGATTGGCCGATCGCAGGGCCTGA
- a CDS encoding thermonuclease family protein → MAPFGFGRSRYGPFGWRRVGRPVDFVVALGLLGFLALAGAILQYRLGPARELVGAAQAIDGDSVRLLGEELRLEGIDAPEYRQSCTARDGRPVACGREARRALQAMLARSVTHCEIGKADRYGRGLARCRQGETDINATLVREGHAVSYGAYRAEEDAARAAGRGIWATQFERPETWRRNNSR, encoded by the coding sequence ATGGCTCCCTTCGGATTCGGTCGCTCCCGCTATGGACCCTTCGGCTGGCGCCGCGTCGGCCGGCCGGTCGACTTCGTCGTGGCGCTCGGCCTGCTCGGTTTTCTCGCGCTCGCCGGCGCGATCCTGCAATACCGCCTCGGCCCGGCGCGCGAGCTCGTCGGCGCCGCCCAGGCGATCGACGGCGATTCGGTCAGGCTCCTCGGCGAGGAGTTGCGGCTGGAAGGGATCGACGCACCCGAATACCGCCAGAGCTGCACGGCACGCGACGGCAGGCCGGTCGCTTGCGGGCGCGAGGCGCGGCGCGCGCTGCAGGCGATGCTGGCGCGCAGCGTCACGCATTGCGAGATCGGCAAGGCCGATCGCTACGGCCGTGGTCTTGCCCGTTGCCGGCAGGGCGAGACCGACATCAACGCGACGCTGGTGCGGGAAGGCCATGCCGTCTCCTACGGCGCCTATCGTGCCGAGGAGGACGCGGCACGCGCCGCCGGCCGCGGCATCTGGGCGACGCAGTTCGAGCGTCCGGAAACCTGGCGCCGCAACAACTCGCGTTGA
- a CDS encoding sensor histidine kinase, with translation MAEVTAEQVQRGRGPDPSAVARRKLVTREVRFARERLTSSTGLERAFDNELLRVFAQYRIAGSAGTLVLVLSIAAASCLWLPTPLVAVWSGAVLLTTMIIVLIARRFLAKAPDEVRLKFWRRLFAFAEGMHGLAWSLLLLLFVPIDASGAKVFVTTALLIVSALTVMLSATIPIAVYAGLAPIIVGIMVFFWDRRDMDSVTMALMAASAQLFFIFLANRLYASSVSSIAFRAEKDALIAELETANANSDEARRKAEEANLAKSRFLATMSHELRTPLNAILGFSEVMKNEIFGAHANAAYKEYSADIHGSGQHLLNLINEILDLSRIEAGKYELNEEALSLPTIVEDCQHMLALRAKAKGQSIRALAEPQLPRVWADERAIRQAVLNVLSNAIKFTPQGGEITIKVGWTATGGQYVSVTDTGPGIPENEIPIVMQSFGRGSLAIKTAEQGSGLGLPIVKGLIDLHGGGFHLKSKPRAGTEVTITLPAERVMDTLAALPEPKTKPRAA, from the coding sequence ATGGCGGAAGTGACGGCCGAACAGGTGCAGCGCGGGCGCGGACCCGACCCCTCGGCCGTGGCACGCCGCAAGCTGGTCACGCGCGAGGTCAGATTCGCGCGCGAACGGCTGACCTCCTCGACGGGGCTGGAACGCGCCTTCGACAACGAATTGCTGCGCGTCTTCGCGCAATACCGGATCGCGGGCTCGGCCGGCACGCTCGTTCTCGTGCTCAGCATCGCCGCGGCCTCCTGCCTCTGGCTGCCCACGCCGCTCGTCGCGGTCTGGAGCGGCGCCGTCCTGCTCACGACGATGATCATCGTGCTGATCGCACGGCGCTTCCTCGCCAAGGCTCCGGACGAAGTCCGCCTGAAGTTCTGGCGCCGGCTCTTCGCCTTCGCCGAGGGCATGCACGGCCTCGCCTGGTCGCTCCTGCTGCTGCTGTTCGTCCCGATCGATGCGTCCGGCGCCAAGGTCTTCGTCACAACCGCCCTGCTGATCGTGAGCGCGCTCACCGTCATGCTGTCGGCCACGATCCCGATCGCGGTCTATGCCGGGCTGGCGCCGATCATCGTCGGGATCATGGTCTTCTTCTGGGACCGGCGCGACATGGACAGCGTCACCATGGCGCTGATGGCGGCATCGGCACAGCTCTTCTTCATCTTCCTGGCCAACCGCCTCTATGCGAGCTCGGTCTCATCGATCGCCTTCAGGGCCGAGAAGGATGCACTGATCGCGGAACTGGAAACCGCCAACGCCAATTCGGACGAGGCACGGCGCAAGGCCGAAGAGGCCAACCTCGCCAAATCGCGCTTCCTTGCGACGATGAGCCATGAACTGCGCACGCCGCTCAACGCCATCCTCGGTTTTTCCGAGGTGATGAAGAACGAGATCTTCGGCGCCCATGCCAATGCTGCCTACAAGGAATACTCGGCCGATATCCACGGCTCGGGCCAGCATCTGCTCAACCTGATCAACGAGATCCTCGACCTGTCGCGCATCGAGGCCGGCAAATACGAGCTGAACGAGGAAGCGCTTTCGCTGCCGACCATCGTCGAGGATTGCCAGCACATGCTGGCGCTGCGCGCCAAGGCCAAGGGCCAGAGCATCCGGGCGCTGGCCGAGCCGCAACTGCCGCGTGTCTGGGCCGACGAGCGCGCGATCCGGCAGGCCGTGCTCAACGTGCTTTCGAACGCGATCAAATTCACGCCCCAGGGCGGCGAGATCACGATCAAGGTCGGCTGGACCGCGACCGGGGGGCAATATGTCTCGGTCACCGATACCGGCCCCGGCATCCCCGAGAACGAAATCCCGATCGTGATGCAGAGCTTCGGGCGCGGTTCGCTTGCGATCAAGACCGCCGAGCAGGGCTCGGGCCTCGGCCTGCCGATCGTCAAGGGCCTGATCGACCTGCATGGCGGCGGCTTCCACCTGAAGTCCAAGCCGCGCGCCGGCACCGAGGTGACGATCACGCTGCCGGCCGAGCGCGTCATGGACACGCTCGCCGCCCTGCCCGAGCCGAAGACGAAGCCGCGGGCGGCCTGA
- the cobT gene encoding nicotinate-nucleotide--dimethylbenzimidazole phosphoribosyltransferase codes for MAASGLPFDDIRDLIAAMPSPDMAAANAVRARDANLTKPAGSLGRLEEIAEWLAAWQGKAPPEVRRPLVCVFAGNHGVVAQGVSAYPQAVTRQMLENFAAGGAAINQICAAYDLGFKVFDLALDLPTGDFTQTDALDERACVATMAFGMEALVGGTDLLCLGEMGIGNTTSAAAIYAALYGGDAAHWCGRGTGIDDEGFKRKVAAVEAGLALHRAHLKDPLEVLRRLGGREVAAICGAIIAARSQRIPVILDGYVVTAAAAILHAIEPSTIDHCIAGHLSAEGAHADVLARLGKVPLLALDMRLGEGSGAALAAGLVKAAASVHSGMATFEQAQVARKG; via the coding sequence ATGGCCGCCTCCGGATTGCCCTTCGACGATATCCGCGACCTCATCGCCGCGATGCCCAGCCCCGACATGGCGGCGGCGAATGCGGTGCGCGCCCGCGATGCCAACCTCACCAAGCCGGCCGGCAGCCTCGGCCGCCTGGAGGAGATCGCCGAATGGCTCGCCGCCTGGCAGGGCAAGGCACCGCCTGAGGTGCGCCGCCCGCTGGTCTGCGTCTTCGCCGGCAATCATGGCGTGGTGGCGCAAGGCGTCTCGGCCTATCCGCAGGCGGTGACGCGCCAGATGCTGGAGAATTTCGCCGCCGGCGGTGCGGCGATCAACCAGATCTGCGCGGCCTACGATCTCGGCTTCAAGGTCTTCGATCTCGCGCTCGACCTGCCGACGGGCGATTTCACGCAAACCGACGCGCTCGACGAGCGCGCCTGCGTCGCCACCATGGCCTTCGGCATGGAGGCGCTCGTCGGAGGCACCGACCTGCTCTGCCTCGGCGAGATGGGCATCGGCAACACCACCTCGGCGGCGGCGATCTACGCGGCTCTCTATGGCGGCGACGCCGCGCATTGGTGCGGCCGCGGCACCGGCATCGACGACGAAGGCTTCAAGCGCAAGGTCGCGGCAGTGGAGGCGGGTCTTGCCCTGCACCGCGCCCATCTCAAGGACCCGCTCGAAGTGCTGCGCCGCCTCGGCGGACGCGAGGTCGCGGCGATCTGCGGCGCGATCATCGCCGCCCGCTCGCAGCGCATCCCGGTGATCCTCGACGGCTATGTCGTGACGGCCGCTGCCGCGATCCTGCACGCGATCGAACCCTCGACCATCGACCACTGCATCGCCGGCCATCTCTCGGCCGAGGGCGCCCATGCCGATGTGCTTGCCCGTCTCGGCAAGGTGCCGCTGCTGGCGCTGGATATGCGCCTCGGCGAGGGTTCGGGCGCAGCGCTCGCCGCCGGCCTCGTCAAGGCGGCGGCCTCGGTCCACTCGGGCATGGCGACCTTCGAGCAGGCGCAGGTGGCGCGGAAGGGGTAG
- a CDS encoding uracil-DNA glycosylase family protein, whose protein sequence is MSAEETLAGVLAELRACRICLDAPLYLPPLPHQPRPVIQASETARVCIAGQAPGTRVHASGRPFTDPSGVRLRNWLGMDETVFYDAAKVAVVPMGFCFPGLDAKGGDKPPRRECAPTWRARVFAVLPRIELVLAIGRYAQDWHLGPKEAANLSVTVANWREILARPVFPRVLPLPHPSWRNNAWLKRNPWFEEDLVPVLREEVARLLR, encoded by the coding sequence ATGAGCGCTGAAGAGACGCTTGCCGGGGTGCTGGCCGAGTTGCGCGCCTGCCGCATCTGCCTCGACGCGCCGCTCTACCTGCCGCCCTTGCCGCATCAGCCCCGCCCGGTGATCCAGGCGTCGGAGACGGCGCGGGTCTGCATCGCCGGCCAGGCGCCGGGAACGCGCGTCCATGCCAGCGGCCGACCCTTCACCGATCCCTCGGGTGTGCGACTGCGCAACTGGCTCGGGATGGACGAGACGGTTTTCTACGATGCGGCGAAGGTCGCCGTGGTGCCGATGGGGTTCTGTTTTCCCGGCCTGGACGCCAAGGGTGGCGACAAGCCGCCCCGGCGGGAATGCGCGCCGACCTGGCGAGCCAGGGTTTTCGCGGTATTGCCCCGGATCGAGCTGGTGCTGGCGATCGGGCGCTATGCCCAGGACTGGCATCTCGGCCCGAAGGAGGCGGCCAATCTCTCCGTCACTGTCGCGAACTGGCGTGAGATCCTCGCTCGGCCGGTGTTTCCACGCGTCCTGCCCTTGCCGCACCCGTCCTGGCGCAACAATGCCTGGCTCAAACGCAATCCGTGGTTCGAGGAAGATCTCGTGCCGGTCTTGCGGGAAGAAGTGGCGCGCCTGCTGCGGTAA
- a CDS encoding GNAT family N-acetyltransferase translates to MSETTIRLLQPEHHEALAALMVEMQGHYSVPCPPVAEILAGLAALPAGVDILIAVKGEAVLGFASACNLYPGPGLKSGFFLKEIYVADAARGARLGRRLMTALAELALERGHRRIDWTADADDAALLRFYDGLGAAAYPKKVFYRLTGEALAGLAGAAED, encoded by the coding sequence ATGAGCGAGACGACGATCCGGCTGCTGCAGCCCGAGCACCATGAGGCGCTGGCCGCATTGATGGTCGAGATGCAGGGGCATTACAGCGTGCCGTGCCCGCCGGTGGCGGAGATCCTCGCCGGGCTGGCGGCTTTGCCGGCCGGCGTCGACATCCTGATCGCGGTGAAGGGCGAGGCAGTGCTCGGTTTCGCCTCGGCCTGCAACCTCTATCCGGGGCCGGGCCTGAAGAGCGGCTTCTTCCTCAAGGAGATTTACGTCGCCGACGCGGCGCGCGGCGCCAGGCTCGGCCGGAGACTGATGACGGCGCTGGCCGAACTCGCGCTGGAGCGTGGCCATCGCCGCATCGACTGGACGGCGGATGCCGACGACGCAGCGCTGCTGCGCTTCTATGACGGCCTCGGCGCGGCCGCCTATCCGAAGAAGGTGTTCTATCGCCTGACCGGCGAAGCGCTGGCCGGTCTGGCCGGTGCGGCCGAGGACTGA
- a CDS encoding D-alanine--D-alanine ligase family protein, protein MNRKTRVAVLYGGKSGEHEVSLKSAASVLRYIDRERFEPVPVSIDKQGRWQCHDLRRIEGANTESLPIPADSPMIRLEPQGERTAILPSDSAAPAIAPVDVVFPVIHGPLCEDGAMQGLLELAGAAYVGSGVLASAVGMHKDIAKRLAALAGLPVAPYLALSRRDWRHDPEGSAKAAQERLTLPVFVKPCNMGSSVGVHKVKSWEALSAALDDAFQYDTKVLIEQGIDAREIEVAVLDGDPPVASVASELNAGPQHEFYSYEAKYIDQDGASVDLPAKLDAEQMARVRQLAIDAFLALECNGLARVDFFLDRRSGAFYFNEINTLPGFTAISMYPKMMEASGLPYPALITRLIELAQERHAERAGLKTDYAG, encoded by the coding sequence ATGAACCGGAAAACGCGCGTCGCCGTGCTCTATGGGGGCAAGTCGGGCGAGCATGAGGTGTCGCTGAAATCGGCGGCGTCCGTCCTGCGCTATATCGACCGCGAGCGCTTCGAGCCCGTGCCGGTCAGCATCGACAAGCAGGGCCGCTGGCAATGCCACGACCTGCGCCGGATCGAGGGGGCCAATACCGAGAGCCTGCCGATCCCGGCGGACTCGCCGATGATCCGGCTGGAGCCGCAGGGCGAGCGCACCGCGATTCTTCCCTCCGATAGCGCGGCGCCGGCGATCGCGCCGGTCGATGTCGTGTTCCCGGTGATCCACGGCCCGCTCTGCGAGGACGGGGCGATGCAAGGCCTGCTGGAGCTGGCCGGCGCCGCCTATGTCGGCTCGGGCGTGCTGGCCTCGGCCGTCGGCATGCACAAGGACATTGCCAAGCGGCTGGCGGCGCTCGCCGGGCTGCCGGTCGCACCCTATCTCGCCCTGTCGCGGCGCGACTGGCGGCACGATCCGGAAGGATCGGCCAAGGCGGCGCAGGAGCGGCTCACGCTCCCCGTCTTCGTCAAGCCCTGCAACATGGGCTCCAGCGTCGGCGTCCATAAGGTGAAGAGCTGGGAGGCGCTCAGTGCCGCGCTCGACGACGCCTTCCAGTACGATACCAAGGTGCTGATCGAGCAGGGCATCGACGCCCGCGAGATCGAGGTCGCGGTGCTCGACGGCGACCCGCCGGTCGCGAGCGTCGCCAGCGAGCTCAATGCCGGGCCGCAGCACGAGTTCTATTCCTACGAGGCCAAATATATCGACCAGGACGGCGCCAGCGTAGACCTGCCGGCCAAGCTCGATGCCGAGCAGATGGCGCGCGTGCGGCAGCTCGCGATCGACGCCTTTCTCGCGCTGGAATGCAACGGGCTGGCGCGGGTCGACTTCTTCCTCGATCGCCGGAGCGGCGCCTTCTACTTCAACGAGATCAACACGCTGCCGGGCTTCACCGCGATCAGCATGTACCCGAAGATGATGGAGGCCTCAGGCCTGCCCTACCCCGCGCTCATCACCCGCCTGATCGAGCTGGCGCAGGAACGCCATGCCGAGCGGGCGGGACTGAAGACGGATTACGCGGGGTAG
- a CDS encoding sulfite exporter TauE/SafE family protein, which produces MFAGIPIGDLAFLAVSLVLAGAVTGLLAGVFGVGGGAVIVPVLYEIFRVIGVAEEVRMPLSVGTSLAIIIPTSIRSFNAHRAKGLVDLSILKVWAVPVIVGVLAGSWIARFAPADLFKIVFVAVATISALRLLFAADRWKFGEDMPGKPLMVAYGGLIGVLSALMGIGGGQLSSLFMTFYGRPIHQAVATSSGLGVLISIPGALGFIYAGWPQMALGTLPPLSLGYVSLIGMILFIPTSIWTAPIGARLAHRLSKRRLEIAFGLFLLVVASRFVWSLIN; this is translated from the coding sequence ATGTTTGCTGGCATCCCCATCGGCGACCTCGCCTTCCTCGCCGTCTCGCTTGTGCTGGCCGGCGCGGTCACCGGCCTGTTGGCCGGCGTCTTCGGCGTCGGTGGCGGCGCAGTCATCGTGCCCGTGCTCTACGAGATCTTCCGCGTCATCGGCGTGGCGGAGGAGGTGCGCATGCCGCTCAGCGTCGGCACCTCGCTTGCGATCATCATCCCGACCTCGATCCGCTCCTTCAATGCTCACCGCGCCAAGGGGCTGGTCGACCTCTCCATCCTCAAGGTCTGGGCGGTGCCGGTCATCGTCGGTGTGCTCGCGGGGAGCTGGATCGCCCGCTTCGCGCCGGCCGATCTCTTCAAGATCGTCTTCGTCGCGGTCGCCACGATCTCGGCTTTGCGCCTGCTCTTCGCCGCCGATCGCTGGAAATTCGGCGAGGACATGCCGGGCAAGCCGTTGATGGTCGCCTATGGCGGCCTGATCGGCGTGCTCTCGGCGCTGATGGGTATCGGCGGCGGCCAGCTCTCCAGCCTGTTCATGACCTTCTACGGCCGGCCGATCCACCAGGCGGTCGCGACCTCCTCGGGGCTCGGCGTGCTGATCTCGATCCCTGGCGCGCTCGGCTTCATCTATGCCGGCTGGCCGCAGATGGCCCTTGGGACGCTGCCGCCGCTCTCGCTCGGCTATGTCTCGCTGATCGGCATGATCCTGTTCATTCCGACCTCGATCTGGACCGCTCCGATCGGTGCGCGGCTGGCACACAGGCTCTCCAAGCGCCGTCTCGAGATCGCCTTCGGGCTGTTCCTGCTCGTGGTCGCGAGCCGCTTCGTCTGGTCGCTCATCAACTGA